The DNA region GGCCGGGCGTGCCGGCCGCTATATGCGCGATGGAAGCTTCGGCTCCTCGGGACGCTGCCCGCCTTTCGATCCCGATCTCGTGGAAGCGCTGGAAAACCATAAATTCGACCCGCTCGAATGGTTCCAATGGCGCAACAGCGATCTCGACTTCTCCTCGCTCGACGCTTTGCAGGCGAGCCTCGCCATGATGCCGCAGGAGCCGGGCCTGACGCGGGCGCCGGCGGCCGACGACGTCATCGCCCTCGAGATCGCGGCGCGCGACAAGGACGTGCGCGAAAAAGCGAGCTCGCGCATCGAGATCGAACGATTATGGCAAGTCTGCCAGCTCCCGGATTACCGCAAGGTCGCGGCCCACGCCCATAGCGAAATGGTGATGGCGCTGTTCGGCTTCCTGGCCGGAGGCGGTCGGGTGCCCGATGACTGGCTGGCGGGTCAGATCGCCATGGTCGACCACACCGATGGGGATATCGACACGCTCTCGGCCCGCATCGCGCAGGTGCGCACCTGGACCTTTGCGGCCAACCGGCCGGACTGGCTTATTGATCCAGAGCATTGGCAGGGCGAGACGCGTCGGGTAGAGGACAGTCTGTCGGATGCCTTGCACGAGAAGCTGGCGCAGCGCTTCGTCGATCGACGGACGAGCGTGCTCATGCGCCGCCTGAAAGAGAATGCGATGCTCGAAGCCGAAATCACCGCGTCTGGCGACGTGCTGGTCGAGGGCCATGATGCGGGTCGCCTGCAGGGCTTCCGCTTCACCTTGTCGCCCGAAGCCAGCGGACCGGACGCCAAAGCGCTGCGCGCCGCGGCGCTGAAGGCGCTGTCGCCCGAATTCGAGACGCGCGGCGCGCGTTTCGCGGACGCGAAGGACGACGCCATCGTGTTGGCGAGCGACGGCGCCGTGCGCTGGCGCGGCGAGGTCGTGGGCAAGCTGGTCGCCGGCGACAGCGTGCTGAAGCCGCGCATCGCCATGCTGGCCGACGAGCACATCTCGGCTCCGGCGCGCGAGAAGATCGACAGGCGGCTGTCGCTATGGATCGCCGCGAGGGTCGAGAAGCTGCTCGGACCGCTGCTCGCTTTGGAGAATCCAACCGATCTGACGGGCGTGGCGCGCGGCATCGCCTTCCAGGCGAGCGAGGCGCTGGGCGTGCTCGATCGTGCCCGCGTCGCCCAGGAAATGAAATCGCTCGAACAGGAAGGCCGCGCCAAGCTGCGCGCCCTGGGCCTGCGCTTCGGCGCCTATCACATTTACGCGCCTGCCCTGCTCAAGCCGGCGCCGCGCGCCTTGGCGACACAGCTCTACGCCTTGAAGCATGGCGGCCCCGAGACCGTCGGGCTCGAATCGATCATGCAATTCGCCTCTTCGGGGCGCACCTCCTTCCCGGCCGATCCCGAGGCCCCCAAGGCGCTGTTCCGCGCGGCGGGCTTCCGGCTGTGCGGCAAGCGGGCCGTGCGCGTCGATATCCTCGAACGGCTCGCCGACCTCATTCGGCCGGCCGTGCAGTACCGGCCTGGCCTGACCCAGGGGACACCGCCTGCCGGCACCGCGGACGGTGACGGTTTCGTGGTCACCGGGCAGATGACTTCGCTCGCCGGCTGTGCGGGCGAGGATTTCTCCGCCATCCTCACCTCGCTCGGCTATACGGCGACGCAGCGCCCCGGCCCCGCCATCACGGTGCCGCTCGCGGCGCCGCCGGCCGCCCCGCCGGCTCCCGTCCCCGAGCCCGCACAGGCCGCAAGCGAACAGGCCCCGGCCGAAGCCGCCCTCGCCCCGGCGGCGCCGAGCGACGACGAGCCTTTCCTGCCCGGCCTCCTGCCGGACGCCGAACCGGCGCCGGCCGCTATCCCGGCGCTCGCCGCGGCTGAGCCCGAGCCCGCGCCTGCAGTCGCGACCCTGGAGGAGCAGCAACCTGCCCCGCCGGCCCCACCGGCCGAGGCGGCAGAAAGCGTGGAAACCACCGCAAGCGCCGAGACGGTCGCCGCTCCTGTCGCCGTCGCGACCGAAGGCCAGGCTGTTAGCGAAGTTATCGTTGCCGAATCTGCCGTTGCCGAAACTGTGGTTGCCGAGCCAGGCGTTGCCGAAACTGCGGTTGCCGAAACTGCGGTTGCCGAAACTGTCGCTGCGGAAGGCGCCCCGGCAGAGGTGGCCGAGCCCGAGTTGATCGAGGTCTGGCGCCAGCAGCGCCAGGCCCATCCGCGCCAGCGCCAGCAAGGCCAGAGTGCCGGCGAAGCCCGCGAGCGGCAGCGTCCGCGGCGCGATCGCGGCCCGAGGCCCGCCGAACCCGCCCGGGAGGCCTCCAGCCCCGCCTTCACGCCGCAGACGACGCCGGCCCCGGATGGAGCGGCGCAACGCGACCAGAGACAAGGGCGTGATCAGAGCCGAGGCGATGGCGGACGTCCGCAACGGCGCGACAAGCGCCACGGCCAGCGCCCGGAGCGCCGTCCCGACGCGCCGCAGCGCCAAGTGGAGACGGCACAGCGCCATTCCGCCCCGCGCCCCGAGAAGCGTCCGCCGAAGGCGATCGATCCCGACAATCCCTTCGCCAAGCTGATGGCGCTCAAGGCGCGCATGGAGGAGGAAGGCCGGCGGTGAGCGTCCGCGGCGATAGCCTCAAGGCTTCGCGGCCGAGATGAGCCCGTCGCGCCGGCGACCTCCGGATCTCGAGGACGACGAGGCGCAAGGAGCGCCGCAGCGCCTCGACAAATGGCTGGTGGTGGCGCGATTCGCACGCACCCGCTCCCTGGCGCAGATTCTCATCGAAGGGGGCCATGTGCGGCTCGATGGCAAGCGTGTCACCGATGGTGCCCGCAAGCTGCGCGCCGGCGATGTGCTGACATTGGCCTTGCCGCATGCCACCAAGGTGGTGCGCGTCAAGGCGGGCGCCGAGAAGCGCGGCTCTTTCGCGGTGGCGCGCGAGCTCTATGAGGAGATCGGCGGAGGCTGAAGCACTCGTCGGCGCGCCGCATGACCCACTGTCTCGGCAGGTCCCGCTTGCGGGCAGGCGTCACTTGCGGGTAATTCACCCCCCGCCGCCTATATGCTAAAAGAAGGCGTGCTGGGAGAGGGCATTCTAGGATAAGCCTTGCGGCGCCGAGCTTCCGCCCCTCACGGCCATGGGAGCGCAGCGCCGCGGCACTGGAGGAACGGCCCGAGGAGCGACGCATGTATACGCAAGGCCTGAACACCATCGACACGCATGCGGCAGCTCCCGCCGACGCCGAGCGTGAGGCACGCTTCCAGGCGCGCATCGATGCCGATGAGAAGATCGAGCCGAATGACTGGATGCCGGCGGCGTATCGGCGCACCCTGGTGCGTCAGATCTCGCAGCACGCCCATTCCGAGATCGTCGGCATGCTGCCCGAAGGCAATTGGATCACGCGCGCTCCCTCGCTGCGGCGCAAGGCGGCGCTGCTCGCCAAGGTGCAGGACGAGGGCGGCCATGGCCTCTATCTCTACGCGGCCGCCGAAACGCTCGACGTGACGCGTGAGGAGCTGGTGGAGCAGCTTCTCACCGGCAAGGCGAAATATTCCTCGATCTTCAATTATCCGACCCTGACCTGGGCCGATATCGGCGCGATCGGCTGGCTGGTCGATGGCGCGGCCATCATGAACCAGATCCCGCTCTGCCGCTGCTCTTATGGTCCCTATGCCCGGGCCATGATCCGCGTCTGCAAGGAGGAGAGTTTCCACCAGCGCCAAGGCTATGAGATCATGCTCACCTTGGCGCGCGGCACAAAGGAGCAGAAGGCCTTGGCCCAGGCCGCGCTCGAGCGCTGGTGGTGGCCATCCCTGATGATGTTTGGCCCTTCGGACAAAGAGAGCCAGCATTCCGACACCTCGATGCGCTGGAAGATCAAGCGCTTCTCGAATGATGACCTGCGCCAGAAATTCGTGGATGCGACGGTGCCGCAGGGCCATGCGCTCGGCCTGGTCTTCCCGGATCCGGAGCTCAAGCTGAACGAGGCCACGGGCCATTGGGAATTCGGCGTCATCGACTGGGAGGAGTTCCGCCAGGTGGTCGCCGGCAACGGGCCCTGCACCAAGGACCGGATGCGGGCACGCCGCAAGGCGCATGAGGAAGGCGCCTGGGTGCGCGAGGCGGCCCTCGCCCATGCCGAGAAGCGGCGGGCGCGCAGCGAAGCCGCAAGACTCGCGGCGGAGTAGATATCCGAAGGAACGTCATGACCGACAAGAACTGGCCGCTCTTCGAAGTCTTCATCCGCTCGCGCGGCGGCATGAGCCATCGCCATGTCGGCTCGCTGCATGCGGTCGATGCCGAGATGGCGCTGCAGAATGCGCGCGACGTCTATACGCGCCGCGGCGAGGGGCTCTCGATCTGGGTCGTGGCGTCCTCGTCGATCACAGCCTCCGATCCCGGCGACAAGGACACGCTGTTCGAGCCCACCGCCTCGAAGATCTATCGGCATCCGACCTTTTACGAGGTGCCGGAAGATGTCGGCCATATGTGAGAGCTACGGCACTCACCTTCTCCCGCTTGCGGGAGAAGGTGCCCGAACGCAGTGAGGGCGGATGAGGGACGGTCGAGCGCTTCACCAACGTCCCTCACCCGCCTCGACTGCGTCTCGGCACCCTCTCCCGCCTCAAGTGGCGGGAGAGGGAAGGGCGCCCAGCGCCGCCTCCTCCACCACTCGTAGCCTCGGCCAGATCGCCTTCGCCCGCCTGGCCTTCTCGCCATAGGAAGCGCTCGCCGGCAAGGCCGGGTTGCGGCGCAATATCATATCGAAGATGTCGTCGAGACCGAAAGGAGCGATGATGTCGATCCTGTCGTCCGCCTCAAGGCTCGCGCCGACCGCGTGTGCGGTCGCGGCATAGAGGGACAGCGACTGATCGGCGGATGCGAGCTTCGGATAATGGCCGCCGAAGCGCTGCCCGTACCACAGATGCACGCGCGCCTGGTTGCGTGTCTCGACGGGGAACCGAAAACCGCCGGCCGCCGCCGCGACCTTGCGAATGACCGCGTCCTCAGCCTCGTACGACACATCCTCGTCGAAATAGATGAGGTCGAAATCCTTTATCCCGGTGCCGCGCGGCAGGGCGCAGAGCTGGTTCCAGACCGTCTGATAGATGGCGCCCGCGACCAGCCGGCCCTGCGGCAGGGCGAACTCGCGCAACAGCCGCAAGATCCGCATCAGATCGGGATCGGCGCGGATGATCGCTTCGAGCTCGGCGCGGTGGTCGCGCATCACGCCGCCCGGCAACGATTCAGTGCGGCTTGAACATCGGATGCGAGACCTTGTCGCCCGCCTTGATGCCGAGCTCGTCGCATATGCCCGAATTGAGCTCGAGCACGCCCAGCACCGGCTCGCCTGAGGCGATCACGCGCCGCGACAGCGGCTCGGTATGCGTCTCGATGCGGGCGATGCTGCCGTCCTGGCGGATGAACAGCATGTCGAGCGGCAGATAGGTGTTCTCCATCCACATCGCGGCGGATTCGGGGCTGCCGAAATCGAAGAGCATGCCGCGATCCTTCGGCATGTAGCGGCGGTACATCAGCCCTTTCTCGCGCTCCGGCGGCGTACGGGCGAGCTCGATCTGGAAAGTGTGGCCACCATTGGCGGAGGTGATCTCGAGCCGTTGCAGCGCCTCGGCTGCGCGGCCCGAAGTCGTCGCGCCAGCGAGCCAGCCGAAGGCCAGGCCGGCGACGAGAACCAGGAAGACAAGAACCGATCGACGGGAGGGGTTGGCCCCGTCCCATAAACGCCGCTGCTGCACCAGATGCTCCTCATCGCCACCGAGATGTCGCCGACCACCGAGATATCGCCGACCACAATGAGCGATAATCCCCATTGCGGGCAAATCTTCGGCAGCCGGCCTCAATGGGAGGCGGCGACGGCGTTGTGATCGGGAAGCCGCACTTCAGTCGCCATGAGGCCCTTCGGCCCAGGCCCGTAGCGCACCAGCACCTGCTGGCCGGGCCGCAGCTCGGCGAGGCCGTAGCGTCGCAAGGTCTCCATATGCACGAAGATGTCGGGCTCGCCTTCGCCTTTGCTGACGAATCCAAAACCGCGCACGCGATTGAACCATTTGACCGAGACTGCCTCGAGCGCGCTCGACGGCGTCACCTGGGTATGGGTGCGTGCCGGGGGAAGCTCCGAAGGATGAGGCAGCTTCGGCGGTTCGACCTTCAACACGCGCAGCGCCTGCAGACCGCGCTGTCCGCGCACCGCCTCGAGCACGACGCGCGAGCCTTCGACCGTGATCGGGAAGCCGTCGCGCCTGAGGCAAGTCACATGCAGGAGCACATCGGGCAGGTTCTGGTCGGGCTTGACGAAGCCATAGCCCTTGACCGCATCGAACCATTTCACCACGCCTTCGACATGGATCGGCTCGACGGAAACGACGCCGGCCCCACCTATCTCATCGGCGAGGCCGCCTCTAACCGTGTCGTGCAAGGCTTCGTTCAAACTACCCTCCCGTGCCGCTCGACCGACGAGAGAGCCGCCGGTCGAGGGGCTCAATCGCGGGTGACGCTCCGGGACATCGCTGCTCATCGGACTACCAGGGTCAGACGGGCCAATACTGATTCGCCATATAATCTAACATTGCCGCAGCCGAAACAAAGAGCAAATTCGGAGTTGCCAACAAAGATCGCGCCAAAAAAGCTCCTGCCGAGAACGTCCTGCCAAGAACCCTCCTGGCAAGAACGCTCCTGGCAAGTACGCTCCTGGCAAGAACCTTCCTGGCGAGAACGCTGCTAGTTGACGCGCTGCGTCAAAAGCTCGGCGAGACGGGCGAGAACCGGGCCGGCCTCGACGTCGAAGCGCTCCGAGGCTTCGTGATCGAGGCCCGTCTCGCCGCGATTGAGGATGAGGAACACCGCGCCGCGCTCGCGCGCCACGAGCGGCAATCCGGCAGCCGGATAGACGACGAGCGAAGAGCCGATGGCGAGCACGAGCTCGGCTTCCCGGGCCGCCAAAGTCGCCCGGCGCATCTCCTCCTGCGGCATCGCCTGGCCAAAGGAGATGGTCGCAGATTTGACGATGCCGCCGCAAGCCTCGCAATGCGGCGCGCGCTTCTCCTCCTCGAGCATGCGGCGGCAGGCGGCCAGCTCGTGGCGTGTCCCACAATCGAGGCAGCGCGCATAGGTGCCGTTGCCATGCAGCTCGATCACCTTGTCGGCCGGCACGCCGGCATTCTGGTGCATGTTGTCGATGTTCTGGGTGATCACGAGGTCGACGCGGCCCTGCTGCACCAGCTGCGCCAAAGCGAGGTGGCCGGCGCCGGGGGCAGCGCCCTTATGGTGGTCGTCGAGCGCGAATTTGCGCCGCCAAGCCTCGCGTCGCGCCTCGTCGCTCGCCAGGAATTGATCGAAGGGCATGGGCGGGTTGGCGAGCCAGGGGCTACCGGGCGAGCGGAAATCGGGGATGCCGCATTCGGTCGACATGCCGGCGCCGGTCAGCACCACGGTCCGGCGCGAGCGGCGCAAATGCAGAGCGAGCGCCTGCGCCGCACTCTCGGTCTCGCCATGAATTTCCATGCCGGTCGAAAAATTCATGGAAGCTGCTCCTCACGCCGCGCGGGCCCGGCTTCATCTCGAGATAGCCTTGCGCTTCGACAGACTTGCACCTCGACATAGCCTCGGCTTGCCAATCCGGTTATAGGCCAAGCATGTCCAAGATCACCATGGCCAACCCCGCCAATGCCATCGTCGAAGCGCGCGGCGTGCGCTTCGGCAATGCGTTGAAGCTCGCCTTGATCGCCGGCCCCTGCGCGCTCGAAAGCCGCGAGCACGCCTTCGACATGGCCGGCGCCCTCAAGGAATTGACGACGAAGCTCGGCATGGGCTTCGTCTATAAGAGCTCCTTCGACAAGGCGAACCGCACATCGCTCGGCGCTGAGCGCGGCCTCGGCCTCGACCGGGCGCTCTCCATCTTCGCCGATCTGCGGGCCGAATTCGGGGTGCCGGTCCTCACCGATGTGCATGAACCTGTCCAATGCGCCGTCGTGGCGCAAGCCGTGGATATCCTGCAGATCCCGGCCTTCCTGTGCCGCCAGACGGATCTCCTGATCGCAGCCGCCCAGACCGGCCGCATCGTCAACGTCAAGAAGGGGCAATTCCTGGCGCCCTGGGACATGAAGAATGTGTCGGCCAAGATCACCGGCGCCGGCAACCCCAATGTGCTCGTCACCGAGCGCGGCGCGAGCTTCGGCTACAACACGCTCGTCTCCGACATGCGCTCCTTGCCGATCATGGCGGAGACGACGGGCGCGCCGGTCATCTTCGATGCGACCCATTCGGTGCAG from Rhizobiales bacterium GAS188 includes:
- a CDS encoding ATP-dependent RNA helicase SUPV3L1/SUV3 — translated: MTMIFKRFARADRAKGVTAVLGPTNTGKTHLAIERMLAHGAGVIGLPLRLLAREVYGRVVEKAGIGSVALVTGEEKIKPEKPRYWVATIEAMPRDVDVPFVAIDEVQLAADLDRGHVFTDRLLHARGTQETLIIGSSVARPLVERLLSGVNVVTRPRLSKLSFAGEKKITRLPPRSAIVAFSAEEVYAIAELIRRQKGGAAVVLGALSPRTRNAQVELFQAGDVDFIVATDAIGMGLNLDVDHVAFSADRKFDGHRHRRLTPAEMGQVAGRAGRYMRDGSFGSSGRCPPFDPDLVEALENHKFDPLEWFQWRNSDLDFSSLDALQASLAMMPQEPGLTRAPAADDVIALEIAARDKDVREKASSRIEIERLWQVCQLPDYRKVAAHAHSEMVMALFGFLAGGGRVPDDWLAGQIAMVDHTDGDIDTLSARIAQVRTWTFAANRPDWLIDPEHWQGETRRVEDSLSDALHEKLAQRFVDRRTSVLMRRLKENAMLEAEITASGDVLVEGHDAGRLQGFRFTLSPEASGPDAKALRAAALKALSPEFETRGARFADAKDDAIVLASDGAVRWRGEVVGKLVAGDSVLKPRIAMLADEHISAPAREKIDRRLSLWIAARVEKLLGPLLALENPTDLTGVARGIAFQASEALGVLDRARVAQEMKSLEQEGRAKLRALGLRFGAYHIYAPALLKPAPRALATQLYALKHGGPETVGLESIMQFASSGRTSFPADPEAPKALFRAAGFRLCGKRAVRVDILERLADLIRPAVQYRPGLTQGTPPAGTADGDGFVVTGQMTSLAGCAGEDFSAILTSLGYTATQRPGPAITVPLAAPPAAPPAPVPEPAQAASEQAPAEAALAPAAPSDDEPFLPGLLPDAEPAPAAIPALAAAEPEPAPAVATLEEQQPAPPAPPAEAAESVETTASAETVAAPVAVATEGQAVSEVIVAESAVAETVVAEPGVAETAVAETAVAETVAAEGAPAEVAEPELIEVWRQQRQAHPRQRQQGQSAGEARERQRPRRDRGPRPAEPAREASSPAFTPQTTPAPDGAAQRDQRQGRDQSRGDGGRPQRRDKRHGQRPERRPDAPQRQVETAQRHSAPRPEKRPPKAIDPDNPFAKLMALKARMEEEGRR
- a CDS encoding ring-1,2-phenylacetyl-CoA epoxidase subunit PaaB, whose product is MTDKNWPLFEVFIRSRGGMSHRHVGSLHAVDAEMALQNARDVYTRRGEGLSIWVVASSSITASDPGDKDTLFEPTASKIYRHPTFYEVPEDVGHM
- a CDS encoding 2-dehydro-3-deoxyphosphooctonate aldolase (KDO 8-P synthase), which translates into the protein MSKITMANPANAIVEARGVRFGNALKLALIAGPCALESREHAFDMAGALKELTTKLGMGFVYKSSFDKANRTSLGAERGLGLDRALSIFADLRAEFGVPVLTDVHEPVQCAVVAQAVDILQIPAFLCRQTDLLIAAAQTGRIVNVKKGQFLAPWDMKNVSAKITGAGNPNVLVTERGASFGYNTLVSDMRSLPIMAETTGAPVIFDATHSVQQPGGRGGSSGGQREFVPVLARAAVAVGVAGVFIETHRDPDRAPSDGPNMVPFAEMEALLTKLLAIDAVAKGY
- a CDS encoding cold-shock DNA-binding protein family; the protein is MNEALHDTVRGGLADEIGGAGVVSVEPIHVEGVVKWFDAVKGYGFVKPDQNLPDVLLHVTCLRRDGFPITVEGSRVVLEAVRGQRGLQALRVLKVEPPKLPHPSELPPARTHTQVTPSSALEAVSVKWFNRVRGFGFVSKGEGEPDIFVHMETLRRYGLAELRPGQQVLVRYGPGPKGLMATEVRLPDHNAVAASH
- a CDS encoding ring-1,2-phenylacetyl-CoA epoxidase subunit PaaA; amino-acid sequence: MYTQGLNTIDTHAAAPADAEREARFQARIDADEKIEPNDWMPAAYRRTLVRQISQHAHSEIVGMLPEGNWITRAPSLRRKAALLAKVQDEGGHGLYLYAAAETLDVTREELVEQLLTGKAKYSSIFNYPTLTWADIGAIGWLVDGAAIMNQIPLCRCSYGPYARAMIRVCKEESFHQRQGYEIMLTLARGTKEQKALAQAALERWWWPSLMMFGPSDKESQHSDTSMRWKIKRFSNDDLRQKFVDATVPQGHALGLVFPDPELKLNEATGHWEFGVIDWEEFRQVVAGNGPCTKDRMRARRKAHEEGAWVREAALAHAEKRRARSEAARLAAE
- a CDS encoding NAD-dependent deacetylase, yielding MNFSTGMEIHGETESAAQALALHLRRSRRTVVLTGAGMSTECGIPDFRSPGSPWLANPPMPFDQFLASDEARREAWRRKFALDDHHKGAAPGAGHLALAQLVQQGRVDLVITQNIDNMHQNAGVPADKVIELHGNGTYARCLDCGTRHELAACRRMLEEEKRAPHCEACGGIVKSATISFGQAMPQEEMRRATLAAREAELVLAIGSSLVVYPAAGLPLVARERGAVFLILNRGETGLDHEASERFDVEAGPVLARLAELLTQRVN
- a CDS encoding heat shock protein Hsp15, which produces MSPSRRRPPDLEDDEAQGAPQRLDKWLVVARFARTRSLAQILIEGGHVRLDGKRVTDGARKLRAGDVLTLALPHATKVVRVKAGAEKRGSFAVARELYEEIGGG